TCAGCGCATGGGCATAGTCCAGCGCCAGACCGGCAGAGCCGACCAGCGGCACCATCAGCAATGCCGTCATGATGCCGAAATTGCCGGACCGGTCCGAAAGGAAAGCGGACGAAAGGATACCCATGCTCAACCCCTATATTATTAGGGTCTTCTGTACATTTGAAATCTAAATTAGCTGGAAAATAGCATGGTATATATCGCCTTAACGCCAGTTTCGATGCGCTACTAGGCAAGGGGAGCCGAAAGGTTTATAAGCCGCCGCATTCTTTAACGGGCAGGCATTCGGGGTAAACCGGATGGGGAAGCAGATGAGCGACATGGCACAGAATTGGACCCCGAGCAGCTGGCGGAGCAAGCCAATCCAGCAGGTTCCGGAATATCCCGACGCGGCCGCGCTGGCGGCAACGGAAGCCGTGCTTGCCACCTATCCGCCGCTCGTTTTTGCCGGTGAAGCCCGCCGCCTGAAGAGCGCGCTTGCCAATGTGGCCGAAGGCAACGCCTTCCTGCTGCAGGGCGGCGACTGCGCCGAGAGCTTCCTGGAGCATGGCGCCGACAATATCAGAGACTTCTTCCGCGCCTTCCTGCAGATGGCGGTCGTGCTGACTTTTGGCGCCCAGCTGCCGGTCGTGAAGGTCGGTCGCATCGCCGGCCAGTTCGCCAAGCCGCGTTCGGCACCGATGGAAACGCAGGATGGTGTCTCGCTGCCGAGCTATCGCGGCGATATCGTCAATGGTATCGAATTCACGCCGGAAGCCCGTATCCCGAGCCCGGAGCGCCAGCTCGACGCCTACCGCCAGTCGGCCGCAACCTTGAACCTGCTGCGCGCATTCGCGATGGGCGGCTATGCCAATCTCGACAACGTGCACAAGTGGATGCTCGGCTTCGTCAAAGACAGCCCGCAGGGCGAACGCTACCGCAAGCTTGCCGACCGCATCAGCGAAACCATGGATTTCATGAAGGCGATCGGCATTACCTCGGAAAACAATCCGAGCCTGCGCGAGACCGATTTCTTCACCAGCCACGAGGCGCTGCTGCTTGGCTATGAAGAGGCGTTGACCCGTGTCGACTCCACCTCGGGCGACTGGTACGCGACGTCGGGTCACATGATCTGGATCGGCGACCGTACCCGCCAGCTCGACCATGCGCATGTGGAATATTTCCGCGGCATAAAGAACCCGATCGGCCTGAAATGCGGCCCGTCGCTGCAGCCCGACAACCTGATCGAGCTGATCGACGCGCTGAACCCGGCCAACGAAGCCGGTCGCCTGACGCTGATCTGCCGCTTCGGCCATGACAAGGTGGCCGACAGCTTGCCGAAGCTCATCCGCGCCGTCGAGCGCGAGGGCAAGAAGGTCGTCTGGTCCTGCGACCCGATGCACGGCAACACGATCACCCTCAACAGCTACAAGACGCGCCCCTTCGAGCGGATCCTGTCGGAAGTCGAAAGCTTCTTCCAGATCCATCGCGCCGAAGGCACGCACCCGGGCGGCATCCACATCGAGATGACCGGCAAGGACGTGACCGAATGCACCGGCGGCGCCCGCGCCGTGACGGCCGAGGACCTGCAGGACCGCTACCACACCCATTGCGACCCGCGCCTCAACGCCGACCAGGCACTGGAGCTGGCATTCCTGCTGGCCGAGCGCATGAAGGGCGGGCGTGACGAGAAGCGGATGGCCGCAAGGGCCTGAGGCGAGTAGCCGATAGAGTTTGAAAAGCCCGGCCTAGCGCCGGGTTTTTTTGTGGAGCCGTATGCATTGCCATTCTCGTTCCCGTGACAAGCACACTGATGAGGGAGGCAAGAGCATTACCGCAATTGAACATGAAGATGGTCGTCGTGACGCGCAGCGCGACATCCCTGAAACCGCACATGCTCGTCGGTGATGCCGAGCGCATTTTTCAGATGCGGTTCAAGAAATACCTTCTCCACTCCGAAACGGCTCACGCCCTCGGTGGTAAGCCAATTCACCGCCTCCACCATCCGCTGCTTCTGAAGCCGATAGGCATGAAACAGCGGCTGGAGAATGTCGAGGTCCCAACGCCCCGTCAGCCAGTCATTCCGCCCCCTGCATGGCTGCTCATCACTATTGGCGGGCTGTTCGAATGCGAAATAGCCGATTGGGGAGCGGGTGACACCATCAAGGAAATTGCCGCTGGAATCCTCGTAATAATAGGCGAAGTCGAGCTTCCTGCCATCAGTATGCGACAAATGCGGCAATAGCGGAAAGCCGGCCAGGAAGGGGAAATTGGCATCCAGTGCGATCGTTGTCGTGCCGGGGAGTTGCCTGTCCATGTTGTCGGCAAGGGCATGGGCCAGATCGCGCACTGCAGGCGTGACATAATTTCGATTGAGGGCGCAGTAGATCGGTGAACGGACGACAAGCTTGTCTGCAGCGTCTGCCAGACAGGACAGGGGAACACGCCCAAAGATCGGCGCAATGATGCTGGTGACAATCGTCAGGCTGGTATAGACGAGCAGGAAGATTGCAAGCTTCGGCGCAAATCTACGCACGCCCCAGAGACGTGCAACCGCAATGCCCACAAGATAAGCGACACCGCCGATCTGGGTGAGCAGGGTCAGA
Above is a genomic segment from Rhizobium viscosum containing:
- a CDS encoding class II 3-deoxy-7-phosphoheptulonate synthase, which produces MAQNWTPSSWRSKPIQQVPEYPDAAALAATEAVLATYPPLVFAGEARRLKSALANVAEGNAFLLQGGDCAESFLEHGADNIRDFFRAFLQMAVVLTFGAQLPVVKVGRIAGQFAKPRSAPMETQDGVSLPSYRGDIVNGIEFTPEARIPSPERQLDAYRQSAATLNLLRAFAMGGYANLDNVHKWMLGFVKDSPQGERYRKLADRISETMDFMKAIGITSENNPSLRETDFFTSHEALLLGYEEALTRVDSTSGDWYATSGHMIWIGDRTRQLDHAHVEYFRGIKNPIGLKCGPSLQPDNLIELIDALNPANEAGRLTLICRFGHDKVADSLPKLIRAVEREGKKVVWSCDPMHGNTITLNSYKTRPFERILSEVESFFQIHRAEGTHPGGIHIEMTGKDVTECTGGARAVTAEDLQDRYHTHCDPRLNADQALELAFLLAERMKGGRDEKRMAARA